The following proteins are encoded in a genomic region of Coregonus clupeaformis isolate EN_2021a chromosome 14, ASM2061545v1, whole genome shotgun sequence:
- the LOC121581125 gene encoding NEDD8 encodes MLIKVKTLTGKEIEIDIEPTDKVERIKERVEEKEGIPPQQQRLIYSGKQMNDEKTAADYKIQGGSVLHLVLALRGGLVCHCSSIHLLS; translated from the exons ATGCTGATCAAGGTTAAG ACTCTCACTGGCAAAGAAATAGAGATCGACATTGAGCCCACAGACAAG GTGGAGAGAATTAAAGAAAGggtggaggagaaagaggggattCCACCTCAACAACAAAGACTCATCTACAGTGGAAAACAGAT GAACGATGAGAAGACCGCTGCAGACTACAAGATCCAGGGAGGCTCAGTGCTGCATCTGGTCCTGGCGCTAAGAGGAGGGCTTGTCTGCCACTGTTCCAGCATACACCTACTCTCCTAG
- the LOC121581556 gene encoding zona pellucida sperm-binding protein 3, translating into MKAYFWHSAVLLGMAVATIVAQEDLNVDCGLDSVTLRWRAAQSQMDPSLLRLGGCYPGRVSAGEAMFQVELSDCNFRRMVTGDTLMYMNELTYTSAPKAQLKSFSHPVVCSYERPADWAPRIFDPVLFHTYGQGDLVFRMGLMKDDFSGPHLSREYPLGSFIHISAAVEQMVHQPLLLLLEECVATTTPELQSEGPVYPIITNMGCLVASKTSNSKFEPRQETSEIHLSLQAFKFAVGEEVYIHCNLLAWDPSGLDTSKKACHYVKEHGWELLDDPYHSTLCGCCDSSCKSRRKRGNDSGEHGLTQNAVLIGPLTITDNSPA; encoded by the exons ATGAAGGCTTACTTTTGGCACAGTGCGGTCCTCCTAGGCATGGCTGTTGCTACCATTGTGGCACAGGAAG ATTTAAATGTAGACTGTGGCCTTGACTCAGTCACCCTGAGATGGAGGGCGGCCCAGTCACAAATGGACCCCTCACTACTCCGGCTGGGAGGCTGTTATCCTGGCCGTGTCTCTGCTGGGGAGGCCATGTTTCAAGTGGAACTCAGTGACTGTAACTTCAGGAGAATG GTGACTGGGGACACATTGATGTACATGAATGAGCTGACCTATACGTCTGCTCCCAAAGCTCAACTGAAGTCTTTCTCTCACCCAGTGGTTTGTTCCTATGAAAG GCCTGCAGACTGGGCACCGCGCATATTTGACCCAGTGCTGTTTCATACATATGGTCAAGGAGATCTAGTCTTCCGCATGGGACTTATGAAGG ATGACTTCTCTGGACCACATCTGTCTAGGGAATACCCCCTGGGCTCCTTCATCCACATCTCTGCAGCAGTGGAGCAGATGGTCCATCAGCCCTTGCTGCTGCTCTTAGAGGAGTGTGTGGCAACCACAACCCCAGAGCTGCAGTCTGAGGGCCCAGTTTACCCCATCATCACCAACATGGG ATGTCTTGTCGCTAGCAAGACTTCAAACTCAAAGTTCGAACCAAGACAAGAAACCTCAGAAATCCATCTGTCACTGCAAGCCTTCAAGTTCGCTGTTGGCGAGGAA GTGTATATTCACTGCAACCTTTTGGCCTGGGATCCCAGTGGCCTTGACACCAGCAAGAAAGCCTGCCACTATGTGAAAGAGCATGG ttGGGAGCTCCTTGATGACCCCTACCATAGTACCCTCTGTGGCTGCTGTGACTCCAGCTGCAAGTCCCGGAGGAAGAGGGGAAATGACTCAG GGGAACATGGGTTAACTCAAAATGCTGTTCTTATTGGACCACTTACAATCACTGACAACTCACCGGCCTGA